One Pseudomonas sp. MH9.2 DNA segment encodes these proteins:
- a CDS encoding serine kinase/phosphatase translates to MTESRRPYGAPQPEPIDDNEDRMGSMEELHFDEEEDTGRIGDLVPENELEHEFPDKRVREAGMTGASTPDHHSTDDDLDPENMIDEDGARSANEAGENRPTDWDLSVVDEDDIGGGDGLDEAELARHDPLDGKPE, encoded by the coding sequence ATGACTGAATCACGCCGCCCTTACGGTGCCCCACAGCCTGAACCGATCGATGACAATGAAGACCGTATGGGCTCGATGGAAGAATTGCACTTCGATGAAGAGGAGGACACCGGTCGCATCGGCGATCTTGTGCCAGAAAACGAACTCGAACATGAGTTCCCGGACAAGCGGGTTCGTGAAGCGGGGATGACCGGCGCGTCGACCCCGGATCACCACTCTACCGACGATGACCTGGACCCGGAAAACATGATCGACGAAGATGGCGCACGTTCAGCTAATGAAGCTGGCGAAAACCGCCCTACCGACTGGGATTTGAGTGTCGTCGATGAAGATGACATCGGGGGTGGTGATGGCCTGGATGAAGCCGAACTGGCTCGCCACGATCCGCTCGACGGCAAGCCAGAGTAA
- a CDS encoding PqiB family protein: MSDLPTAKTRPASNWSAIWILPLIALIIGGWLGWRAYSQSGIEIEVRFESGEGIHANKTEVVYKGMSIGKVKALTLDDEGNTKGVIATIEVNKEVEPSLRANSRFWLVKPSITLAGITGLETLVSGNYIAASPGDGEPTRKFKALAEAPPLSDRLPGLHLTLKADRLGSLNRGSPVFYKQIQVGQVKSYVLSEDQGTVEIKVYIQPTYANLVRKHTRFWNASGISIDANLSGVKVRSESLASIVAGGIAFATPEHRKDSPPTDPSLPFRLYEDFDAAQAGIRVKLKLSDFEGLQAGRTPVMYKGIQVGNMKTLKVDPDLSSATVELALDPLAEDYLVEGTQFWVVKPSISLAGITGLEALVKGNYIAVRPGDLGSPPRRDFVARAKAPPLDLRSPGLHMVLFSDTLGSLDVGSPILYKQVKVGSIQSYQFSRDQKQVVLGVHIEKEYENLVNGSTRFWNVSGITLKGGLSGIEVKSESLQSLMAGGISFETPLAKSPLQKRIPRFRLFASRDLATQRGTEITIKVDRADGLHPGTTIRYKGLDVGKVEDVDLTSDLQAVMLTARITEVPDKIARVGTEFWVVKPEVGLIKTSNLETLVTGQYLEVLPASKSAGPQKSFVALKAPPNASARDEGLSVVLSAPRRGSIKPGVPVTYREVTVGKVMSYELSPTADRVLIHILIEPRYASLVRGGSRFWNSSGFGVDFGLFRGATVRTESLETLIDGGIAFATPEGERMGSQARPEQTFPLFDKAEDEWLQWAPKISLGK, translated from the coding sequence ATGAGTGATTTGCCTACCGCTAAAACCCGCCCTGCGTCCAATTGGTCTGCGATCTGGATACTGCCCTTGATTGCGTTGATCATTGGCGGGTGGCTTGGCTGGCGGGCATATAGCCAGTCAGGCATCGAGATTGAGGTGCGTTTTGAAAGTGGCGAAGGCATCCATGCCAACAAGACCGAAGTGGTCTACAAAGGCATGTCGATCGGCAAGGTCAAGGCCTTGACGTTAGATGATGAAGGCAATACAAAAGGCGTTATTGCAACCATTGAAGTGAACAAAGAGGTCGAACCGTCCCTGCGGGCCAACAGCCGTTTCTGGCTGGTAAAACCGAGCATCACGTTGGCAGGGATCACCGGTCTGGAAACTTTGGTGTCGGGTAACTACATTGCCGCAAGCCCTGGCGATGGTGAGCCAACACGCAAGTTCAAAGCGTTGGCAGAGGCACCACCGCTCTCGGACAGATTGCCGGGGCTGCACCTGACCCTCAAGGCCGACCGTTTGGGTTCGTTGAATCGAGGCAGTCCGGTGTTCTACAAGCAGATCCAGGTTGGGCAGGTCAAAAGCTATGTCCTGTCGGAAGACCAAGGCACGGTCGAGATTAAAGTCTACATCCAGCCGACCTACGCCAATCTAGTGCGTAAACACACACGTTTCTGGAACGCCAGCGGCATTAGCATCGACGCCAATCTGTCTGGAGTAAAGGTGCGCAGCGAGTCGCTGGCCAGCATCGTTGCTGGCGGTATTGCCTTCGCTACGCCAGAGCACCGAAAAGACAGCCCACCCACCGACCCCAGTCTGCCTTTTCGTCTGTATGAGGATTTTGACGCCGCTCAAGCCGGGATACGGGTCAAGCTCAAGCTGAGCGACTTCGAAGGTTTGCAGGCCGGCCGTACGCCCGTGATGTACAAGGGTATTCAGGTCGGCAACATGAAAACGCTCAAGGTCGATCCCGATCTTTCCAGCGCTACGGTCGAATTGGCCCTGGACCCTTTGGCTGAAGACTATCTGGTGGAAGGCACCCAGTTTTGGGTAGTCAAACCCTCAATTTCGCTGGCGGGCATTACGGGTTTGGAGGCATTGGTCAAAGGTAACTACATCGCGGTTCGTCCCGGCGATCTAGGTTCGCCGCCCAGACGCGATTTCGTCGCCAGAGCCAAGGCACCACCACTGGACCTGCGCTCGCCAGGTCTGCATATGGTGCTGTTCAGCGACACACTGGGTTCGCTGGATGTCGGCAGTCCTATCCTTTACAAGCAGGTTAAGGTCGGCTCAATCCAGAGCTATCAATTCTCCCGCGACCAGAAACAAGTCGTGCTCGGCGTACATATCGAGAAGGAATACGAAAATCTGGTCAATGGCTCGACTCGCTTCTGGAATGTCAGCGGCATCACACTGAAGGGGGGGTTATCGGGTATTGAGGTCAAAAGCGAGTCCCTACAAAGTTTGATGGCGGGGGGCATATCCTTTGAAACGCCGCTGGCCAAATCGCCGCTGCAAAAACGTATCCCTCGCTTCCGCTTGTTTGCCAGCCGTGATCTGGCCACACAGCGCGGGACCGAAATCACGATCAAAGTCGACCGTGCAGACGGTCTGCATCCCGGTACGACAATCCGCTATAAAGGTCTGGATGTCGGCAAGGTCGAAGACGTCGATCTGACCAGTGATCTACAGGCGGTGATGCTGACGGCGCGGATCACCGAAGTACCCGACAAAATCGCCCGTGTGGGCACCGAGTTTTGGGTGGTCAAGCCAGAAGTGGGATTGATCAAAACCTCGAATCTCGAGACTTTGGTCACCGGCCAATACCTGGAAGTGTTGCCGGCCAGCAAAAGCGCGGGACCGCAGAAAAGCTTTGTTGCGTTGAAGGCCCCTCCGAATGCTTCCGCACGTGACGAGGGATTGAGTGTGGTCCTGAGCGCGCCACGTCGTGGCTCAATCAAGCCGGGTGTGCCGGTGACTTACCGTGAAGTGACAGTAGGCAAGGTCATGAGCTACGAATTGAGCCCGACGGCTGATCGTGTATTGATCCACATCCTGATCGAGCCGCGTTATGCGTCGTTGGTTCGGGGCGGCAGTCGTTTCTGGAACAGCAGTGGCTTTGGCGTTGACTTCGGCTTGTTCAGAGGTGCGACCGTCCGTACGGAGTCGCTGGAGACGCTGATCGATGGCGGCATCGCGTTTGCCACGCCGGAGGGGGAGCGCATGGGGAGTCAGGCGCGACCTGAGCAAACCTTCCCGTTGTTCGACAAAGCCGAGGATGAATGGCTGCAGTGGGCGCCCAAGATTTCTCTCGGGAAGTAG
- the mksF gene encoding Mks condensin complex protein MksF: MSQERYGIRRFALLNTAGYSLGLFPLEHPLSVYGANNLGKSASINALQFPILARMSDMSFGKYSLEQSRRFYFASDTSYILVEVSLPHGPHVIGVVGRGPGGGFGHQFFAYAGKLDLAHYQKNDTCLRQKELFSNLESHGLKAYELKPDELRRLLVGGHTSIPLDLTLIPLRSTSEQSLKTFRALFINLLHMREITAAKLKQLFLDAFEHSLRSGSVDYIAACEEAFRDVRRMEQDYNALVLAGPLVEALSSGVKQREVLRGKLHRLSPLLDSLLGTWQDYSNARKEELVIQAEHYRNEQDSLQNDQRGGTQELMRLEREISGIQRWIGELSVLKHRFALVDDVKVLEQQLLAAKDAHDELAGALAQSRQFSAEDLDERLRDLEKRLKSVKQQLDHADNNSYARLREEFSQPDVERLMRLFNSALFSLPLGEQGIALDDGDAWVKSLELILDSFKGERFEVPGLTINLSHIEPPALQALADRAALRDQKERLEKELKQLKVQQAVASDRAASKTQTEALYQQVLDAQKALEDFRRSQTLNAEEPEKLEQLAQMEAAQDELKRSSDAFTERVQQLSAKLQLVGRQIGDMEAKQRTLDDALRRRQLLPADMPFGTPFMEPVDDSLENLLPLLNDYQDSWQGLQRSDGQIEALYAQVRLKGVAKFDSEDDMERRLHLLINAYAHRQDEALTLGKARRAAVTDIARTLRNIRSDYDSLEHQLALFNREINKRQVSNLASFRIVLAPNKEALKHIDQIIHSAGQYEEGETLSVFDLSQSADQDNKNEEAKEYLARLVAANHNQLGLKDLFELAFEITKVNGQPVIHTDIDGAASNGTTMTIKALTNMYLLLHLMDRDQAGRIRLPYYLDEAADIDEKNQAALLETSLQLGFVPILASVKPQVSAHVAIDLEGGSGPNGIYIDEADWKYIRRHDEVKAVAADPEAETVLA, from the coding sequence ATGAGCCAGGAACGTTATGGCATCCGCCGCTTTGCCCTGCTGAACACGGCTGGCTACAGCCTTGGTCTGTTCCCGCTGGAACACCCCTTGTCGGTGTACGGCGCGAACAACCTGGGCAAAAGCGCCTCGATCAACGCCCTGCAATTCCCGATTCTGGCGCGCATGTCGGACATGAGTTTCGGTAAGTACAGCCTGGAACAGTCGCGGCGCTTCTATTTCGCCTCCGACACCAGTTACATCCTGGTGGAAGTCTCGCTGCCCCACGGCCCGCATGTGATTGGCGTGGTCGGACGCGGACCGGGCGGTGGGTTCGGTCACCAGTTTTTTGCTTACGCTGGCAAACTGGACCTGGCGCACTATCAGAAAAATGACACCTGCTTGCGGCAAAAAGAGCTGTTCAGCAACCTGGAAAGCCACGGCCTGAAAGCCTATGAGCTGAAGCCCGATGAACTGCGTCGCCTGCTGGTGGGTGGTCATACGTCGATCCCGCTGGACCTGACCCTGATCCCGCTGCGCTCCACCAGCGAACAGAGCCTGAAGACCTTCCGAGCCTTGTTCATCAACTTGCTGCATATGCGCGAAATCACGGCGGCGAAACTCAAGCAGTTGTTCCTCGATGCCTTTGAACACAGCTTGCGGTCCGGCAGCGTTGATTACATCGCCGCGTGCGAAGAAGCCTTCCGCGACGTACGCCGCATGGAACAGGACTACAACGCACTGGTTCTCGCCGGTCCACTGGTCGAAGCCCTGTCCTCTGGGGTCAAGCAGCGGGAAGTACTACGCGGCAAACTGCACCGACTGTCACCGCTGCTCGATTCGCTACTGGGCACGTGGCAGGACTATTCCAACGCGCGCAAAGAAGAGCTGGTGATCCAGGCCGAACATTACCGAAACGAGCAGGACTCGCTGCAAAACGATCAGCGTGGCGGGACTCAGGAGTTGATGCGCCTGGAGCGAGAAATCAGCGGTATTCAGCGCTGGATCGGCGAGTTGTCGGTACTCAAGCATCGTTTTGCGCTGGTCGATGACGTCAAGGTCTTGGAGCAGCAATTGCTGGCAGCCAAGGATGCTCACGATGAACTGGCCGGTGCGCTGGCCCAGTCCCGGCAGTTCAGCGCCGAGGACCTGGATGAACGCCTGCGCGATCTGGAAAAACGCCTGAAGTCGGTCAAGCAACAACTCGATCACGCTGACAACAACAGCTATGCCCGCTTGCGCGAAGAGTTCTCGCAGCCAGATGTCGAGCGGTTGATGCGTTTGTTCAACAGCGCGCTATTCAGCCTGCCACTCGGCGAGCAGGGTATTGCACTCGATGATGGCGACGCGTGGGTCAAATCACTGGAGCTGATCCTCGACAGCTTTAAAGGCGAGCGCTTCGAAGTCCCGGGCCTGACGATCAATCTTTCCCACATTGAACCGCCCGCGCTGCAAGCCCTGGCTGACCGTGCGGCACTGCGTGATCAGAAAGAACGTCTGGAAAAAGAACTCAAGCAGCTGAAAGTCCAACAGGCCGTTGCCTCGGACCGGGCGGCGAGCAAAACGCAGACCGAAGCCCTGTACCAGCAGGTATTGGACGCGCAAAAAGCGCTGGAAGACTTCCGTCGCAGCCAGACGTTGAATGCGGAAGAGCCGGAGAAACTCGAACAGCTGGCGCAAATGGAAGCCGCGCAGGACGAGCTCAAACGCTCCAGCGATGCTTTCACCGAACGTGTGCAGCAGCTCTCCGCCAAGCTGCAACTGGTCGGTCGGCAGATCGGCGACATGGAAGCCAAGCAACGCACGCTGGATGACGCCCTGCGTCGTCGTCAGCTATTGCCTGCAGATATGCCGTTCGGTACGCCGTTCATGGAACCGGTGGATGACTCGCTGGAGAACCTGCTGCCGCTGCTCAATGACTATCAGGACAGCTGGCAGGGTTTGCAGCGCAGCGATGGCCAGATTGAAGCGCTTTACGCTCAAGTGCGCCTCAAGGGTGTAGCCAAATTCGACAGTGAAGATGACATGGAGCGTCGCCTGCACTTGCTGATCAACGCCTACGCGCATCGCCAAGACGAGGCACTTACTCTGGGTAAAGCACGGCGTGCAGCAGTGACCGACATCGCCCGGACCTTGCGTAATATTCGCAGCGACTACGACAGCCTTGAGCATCAACTGGCGCTGTTCAACCGCGAGATCAACAAACGGCAGGTGTCCAACCTGGCGAGTTTCCGCATCGTTCTGGCGCCGAACAAGGAAGCACTCAAACACATCGACCAGATCATCCATAGCGCTGGTCAGTACGAAGAAGGCGAAACGCTGTCGGTATTCGACCTCAGCCAAAGTGCCGATCAGGACAACAAGAACGAAGAGGCCAAGGAATATCTGGCACGGTTGGTGGCGGCTAACCACAACCAACTCGGCCTGAAGGATTTGTTCGAACTGGCCTTCGAAATCACCAAGGTCAACGGCCAACCCGTGATTCATACCGATATCGATGGTGCGGCGTCTAACGGTACGACCATGACCATCAAAGCGCTGACCAACATGTATTTGTTGCTGCACTTGATGGATCGCGATCAAGCCGGGCGCATTCGTCTGCCTTACTACCTCGACGAAGCGGCCGACATTGACGAGAAAAACCAGGCCGCCTTGCTGGAGACCAGTTTGCAGCTAGGCTTTGTACCGATTCTGGCCAGCGTCAAACCCCAGGTCTCGGCACACGTTGCGATCGATCTGGAAGGCGGTAGCGGACCTAACGGCATTTACATCGACGAGGCCGACTGGAAATACATCCGTCGCCATGACGAGGTGAAAGCAGTGGCGGCAGATCCTGAAGCAGAGACCGTGCTGGCCTGA
- the rimI gene encoding ribosomal protein S18-alanine N-acetyltransferase, protein MSDAVTFRPMTEADLDAVLKIEYAAFSHPWTRGIFLDGLKSYEIWLMFEGAQQVGHGVINVIIDEAHLLNITVKPESQGRGLGLRLLEHLMSRAYQMNGRECFLELRASNQAAYRLYERYGFNEVGRRRDYYPAVGGSEDALVMACTLFE, encoded by the coding sequence ATGAGCGACGCTGTAACTTTCCGCCCGATGACCGAAGCGGACCTGGACGCTGTACTGAAAATCGAATACGCGGCGTTCAGCCATCCCTGGACCCGAGGCATCTTTCTCGACGGGCTCAAATCCTACGAAATATGGCTGATGTTCGAAGGCGCCCAGCAAGTCGGCCACGGCGTGATCAATGTCATTATCGACGAAGCGCACCTGCTCAATATCACCGTCAAGCCAGAAAGCCAGGGCCGTGGTCTGGGCCTGCGCTTGCTGGAACACCTGATGTCGCGGGCCTACCAGATGAACGGCCGCGAATGTTTCCTCGAGCTGCGCGCGAGTAACCAAGCAGCCTATCGCCTGTATGAGCGCTACGGCTTCAACGAGGTGGGCCGCCGTCGGGATTATTACCCTGCGGTCGGCGGGAGCGAAGACGCGCTGGTCATGGCCTGCACCCTGTTTGAATAG
- a CDS encoding paraquat-inducible protein A, whose protein sequence is MRAIDAGILICAECHELNKADPDNDNLTCTRCGAQVHPRRPDSMKRTWALLVTAAILYIPANMLPIMTVSSLGQGDPSTIMSGVIQLMQHGMYPIAIVVFVASILVPTFKLIGLGLLLFSVQRRQPLSAQQRIIMYRFIEFIGRWSMLDIFVIAILVAVVNFGRIASVEANLGAVAFASVVILTMLAAVTFDPRLIWDNTESDDDHE, encoded by the coding sequence ATGCGGGCGATTGATGCCGGGATTCTGATTTGTGCGGAATGCCATGAACTCAACAAAGCTGACCCGGACAATGACAACCTGACGTGTACTCGCTGCGGAGCGCAGGTACACCCTCGTCGCCCTGACAGCATGAAGCGCACGTGGGCATTGCTGGTGACTGCGGCCATTTTGTACATCCCTGCCAATATGTTGCCGATCATGACAGTCAGCTCATTGGGGCAGGGTGATCCCTCGACCATCATGTCAGGCGTCATTCAACTGATGCAACATGGGATGTACCCCATTGCCATCGTGGTGTTCGTAGCCAGTATTCTAGTGCCCACGTTCAAATTGATCGGTCTGGGCCTACTGCTTTTCTCGGTACAGCGTCGTCAGCCCTTATCGGCGCAACAGCGCATCATCATGTACCGCTTCATTGAGTTCATCGGTCGCTGGTCTATGTTGGACATATTCGTGATCGCCATTCTTGTGGCTGTGGTGAATTTTGGCCGCATCGCCAGTGTCGAAGCTAATCTTGGCGCAGTCGCTTTTGCCAGTGTGGTGATTTTGACGATGCTCGCCGCAGTAACTTTTGATCCCCGACTTATTTGGGACAACACGGAGTCGGATGACGACCATGAGTGA
- the mksE gene encoding Mks condensin complex protein MksE, translating to MHLDLSELSQLAPIFRELFKGYHISRRDPELYAQLSNCQDQYRTLFKALGFELVCDTRGFYYFVPEMAAAQVNKTAQRLALFTFIIVEHLADQGRDPVAVLDGGSLGRDELPSLLEKYRDLFVQAEVQTQEELEEKIMRRMTQLGFANEENGIYRFLPPMHRFLDVCLSVQQDRDLAASLHSVLPLPTPILIDDDSDSDEKLLKTDDPLDLAEFDEPEETEAQALARAIAAEQQEMDA from the coding sequence ATGCATCTTGATCTATCCGAACTGTCCCAGCTGGCGCCGATTTTTCGCGAGCTGTTCAAGGGTTACCACATCAGCCGCCGCGACCCGGAGCTGTATGCGCAGCTGTCCAATTGCCAGGACCAGTACCGAACGCTGTTCAAGGCCCTGGGCTTTGAACTGGTCTGCGACACCCGCGGTTTCTATTACTTCGTCCCGGAAATGGCCGCCGCACAGGTGAACAAGACCGCGCAACGCCTGGCGCTGTTCACCTTCATCATCGTCGAGCACTTGGCCGATCAGGGCCGCGACCCGGTCGCAGTGCTCGACGGCGGTAGCCTGGGCCGTGATGAGCTGCCTTCGTTGCTGGAAAAATACCGCGACCTGTTTGTGCAAGCCGAAGTACAAACCCAGGAAGAGCTGGAAGAGAAAATCATGCGCCGCATGACCCAGCTCGGTTTCGCCAACGAAGAAAACGGCATCTACCGATTCCTGCCGCCGATGCACCGTTTCCTCGACGTCTGCCTATCGGTGCAACAGGACCGTGATCTGGCGGCCAGCCTGCACAGCGTGTTGCCACTGCCCACGCCGATCCTGATTGACGATGACAGCGACAGCGACGAAAAACTCCTGAAAACCGATGACCCGCTGGATCTCGCCGAGTTCGACGAACCTGAAGAAACCGAAGCGCAGGCGTTGGCCCGGGCCATTGCCGCCGAGCAACAGGAGATGGACGCATGA
- the mksB gene encoding Mks condensin complex protein MksB, which yields MIEPKRVLRALAEHWALLEPLCEHFDQGTLSLSELRLQLAAQQLDSTPQDITSLLDVWIRLDILVPVAKSPNRFELNAQIHDFLSYLRREHRLGLCLEIEAYLRHLERLAGYIQDAFDIRDANDLARQLRLLDMRVRDVLKKLANDEQALVAVADRAKTSDRQIPLRQRYAEVLATWDEYIEPMIQLVNADGAFEQGVRKVENVLLRLLTEQQRLGHLVDDDMLLRTHARILEMQTSAQLTLRHARELLLPLREEARRHNAVTRGAALALSAIRRKGLDAVPQAAMSMFTRPQSTFLGSASQVEAYVYALARFEPKPAKFPKANVTRKGEPPRAPRTVKEMLERCEDALPMPDLMVWLLEQEPDGATDELLYWFSRLSRDKRFTRERLERRDYNTQEHQVSLRSFALLSSRDEHLENSASTPHAS from the coding sequence ATGATCGAACCTAAGCGCGTATTGCGCGCCCTTGCCGAACACTGGGCGCTCCTTGAGCCACTGTGCGAACACTTCGACCAAGGCACCTTGAGCCTGAGCGAACTGCGCCTGCAACTGGCCGCCCAGCAACTGGATAGCACGCCACAAGACATCACCAGCCTGCTGGACGTGTGGATTCGTCTGGATATTCTGGTTCCGGTAGCTAAAAGCCCTAACCGTTTTGAACTGAACGCACAGATCCATGACTTTCTGTCCTATCTCCGGCGTGAACATCGCCTTGGCCTGTGTCTGGAGATCGAAGCCTATCTACGCCATCTGGAGCGTCTGGCAGGCTATATCCAGGACGCTTTCGACATCCGCGATGCCAACGACCTGGCGCGGCAATTGCGTCTGCTGGACATGCGTGTGCGCGATGTTCTGAAAAAGCTGGCCAATGATGAGCAGGCGCTGGTCGCCGTGGCTGACCGGGCCAAGACCAGTGACCGGCAGATTCCGCTGCGTCAGCGCTATGCCGAGGTGCTGGCGACCTGGGACGAGTACATCGAACCGATGATCCAGTTGGTCAACGCCGACGGGGCGTTCGAACAGGGCGTGCGCAAGGTGGAAAATGTTCTGCTGCGCCTGCTCACCGAACAGCAGCGCCTTGGCCATCTGGTCGATGACGACATGTTGCTGCGTACCCACGCACGCATCCTGGAGATGCAAACCAGCGCTCAACTGACCCTGCGTCACGCCCGCGAGCTGCTGTTGCCGCTGCGTGAGGAAGCCCGCCGGCATAACGCAGTCACCCGTGGTGCGGCGCTGGCGCTTTCTGCTATCCGCCGTAAAGGGCTGGATGCCGTGCCGCAAGCGGCTATGTCGATGTTCACTCGACCACAAAGCACGTTCCTGGGCAGCGCCAGTCAGGTTGAAGCCTATGTGTATGCCTTGGCCCGCTTCGAACCGAAACCGGCGAAATTCCCCAAGGCCAACGTCACACGCAAAGGCGAACCGCCCCGCGCGCCCCGCACGGTCAAAGAAATGCTGGAGCGCTGCGAAGACGCCCTGCCGATGCCGGATTTGATGGTTTGGCTGTTGGAGCAAGAACCGGACGGCGCCACCGACGAATTGCTGTACTGGTTCTCGCGCCTGTCGCGGGACAAGCGTTTTACCCGTGAGCGCCTTGAACGTCGCGATTACAACACGCAGGAGCATCAGGTCAGCCTGCGCTCCTTCGCCCTGCTCTCTAGCCGAGACGAGCACCTAGAGAATTCCGCGAGCACCCCTCATGCATCTTGA
- a CDS encoding energy transducer TonB → MLNESRRRAYMTAMQVVNWLPRTELPFAAPSRPELLGPLPLPVEQAVASPAPAVAVTPVATPVARPVVERPKIEVPRPSLSSTRNGAVADAEVAAPAPIKAVAVPPPRFALQLLRAGRCLVLVELPTGEAFQSRDPSYMLLKDMLRAAGLPDSPQIIGEPVRWPLLVRGQLDQGPAAARDFVQGFVLARLEDEPCACLWLIGLPAVRFAGEATAESYNQELQIDGLGSAWALPGLELLMDEPQRKADVWQAMRRLMTRWKTIDD, encoded by the coding sequence TTGCTTAATGAGTCCCGCCGCCGCGCTTATATGACTGCCATGCAGGTGGTCAATTGGCTGCCGCGCACCGAACTGCCCTTTGCCGCACCTTCACGCCCGGAATTGCTCGGGCCCTTGCCGTTGCCGGTCGAACAGGCTGTTGCTTCGCCTGCGCCCGCCGTCGCTGTTACGCCAGTCGCCACGCCTGTTGCGCGTCCGGTAGTCGAGCGGCCGAAAATCGAAGTGCCCCGTCCGTCGCTTTCCAGCACCCGAAATGGTGCCGTGGCCGACGCAGAGGTCGCTGCACCAGCACCAATCAAGGCCGTTGCCGTTCCTCCTCCACGCTTTGCCTTGCAACTGCTGCGGGCCGGGCGTTGCCTGGTGCTGGTCGAGTTACCCACAGGCGAGGCATTTCAGAGTCGCGACCCGTCCTATATGTTGCTCAAGGACATGTTGCGTGCCGCCGGTCTGCCTGACAGCCCGCAAATCATTGGCGAGCCGGTGCGTTGGCCATTGTTGGTCCGTGGTCAATTGGACCAGGGCCCCGCAGCCGCGCGTGATTTCGTGCAGGGATTTGTCCTCGCCCGACTGGAAGATGAGCCGTGTGCATGCCTGTGGCTGATCGGCTTGCCTGCGGTGCGATTTGCTGGCGAAGCCACTGCCGAGTCCTACAATCAAGAATTGCAGATCGACGGTCTGGGCAGTGCCTGGGCGCTGCCCGGTCTGGAATTATTAATGGATGAGCCGCAACGCAAGGCCGATGTCTGGCAAGCCATGCGTCGGCTGATGACACGCTGGAAAACGATTGATGACTGA
- a CDS encoding paraquat-inducible protein A, translating into MPDQANSSGLAQVPLDELPLDDLVACHECDLLMRKPVLSRGEKAQCVRCGYELYAQRHNVVQHSLALVIAALLLYIPANFLPIMHLNLLGQTSKDTVWTGVLGLFDTGMQGVAAVVFLCSMGIPLLKLLCQLSVLLSIRLNVGRSFGLLLYRIYHHLRDWGMLEVYLMGVLVALVKLSDLAELTLGVGLLCFIGLLLVQVWLEVTMSPHQIWQALSGGDAHAGD; encoded by the coding sequence ATGCCCGATCAAGCCAACTCCAGCGGCCTGGCCCAAGTGCCGCTAGATGAGTTGCCGCTCGATGATTTGGTGGCTTGTCATGAATGCGATCTGCTCATGCGCAAGCCCGTGTTGTCCCGCGGCGAAAAAGCTCAGTGCGTGCGCTGCGGCTACGAGCTTTATGCCCAAAGGCACAATGTCGTTCAGCACAGCTTGGCATTAGTGATCGCGGCATTATTGCTGTACATCCCCGCGAACTTTTTGCCCATCATGCATCTCAATCTCCTGGGCCAAACCTCGAAAGACACCGTTTGGACGGGCGTGCTGGGATTATTCGATACCGGCATGCAAGGCGTCGCAGCGGTGGTGTTTCTGTGCAGCATGGGTATCCCGTTACTCAAATTGCTCTGTCAGTTGTCTGTGTTGCTGAGCATTCGTTTGAATGTTGGCCGGAGCTTTGGCCTGCTGCTCTACCGTATTTATCATCACCTTCGTGATTGGGGCATGCTTGAGGTGTATCTCATGGGCGTGCTGGTCGCGCTGGTCAAGCTTTCCGACCTCGCTGAGCTGACTCTGGGCGTGGGGCTGCTATGTTTTATCGGCTTGTTGTTGGTTCAGGTCTGGCTTGAAGTGACCATGTCGCCCCACCAGATTTGGCAGGCGTTATCAGGTGGAGATGCACATGCGGGCGATTGA
- the can gene encoding carbonate dehydratase, producing MNELQDLIDNNERWADAIKQKDPEFFAKLARQQAPEYLWIGCSDARVPANEIVGMLPGDLFVHRNVANVVLHTDLNCLSVIQYAVDVLKVKHILVTGHYGCGGVRAAMQNRQLGLIDGWLRSIRDLYYENRVPLALLPTEEERVDRLCELNVIQQVTNVGHTSIVQNAWHRGQSLSIHGCIYGIKDGRWKSLNATITGFEQLPPQYRLRPLGE from the coding sequence ATGAACGAACTACAAGATCTGATTGATAACAACGAGCGCTGGGCCGACGCGATCAAGCAGAAAGACCCGGAATTTTTCGCCAAACTGGCCCGCCAGCAAGCGCCTGAATACCTGTGGATCGGTTGTTCTGATGCACGCGTGCCAGCCAACGAAATCGTCGGCATGCTGCCGGGCGATCTGTTCGTACACCGTAATGTCGCCAATGTTGTGCTGCACACTGACCTTAATTGCCTGTCGGTGATTCAGTACGCGGTGGACGTGCTCAAGGTCAAACATATCCTCGTCACTGGCCACTATGGCTGTGGCGGCGTACGTGCAGCGATGCAGAATCGCCAGCTTGGCTTGATCGATGGCTGGCTGCGTTCGATCCGCGATTTGTATTACGAAAACCGCGTCCCCTTGGCCCTGCTGCCAACTGAAGAAGAGCGTGTTGATCGGCTGTGCGAACTAAACGTGATCCAGCAAGTGACCAATGTCGGCCACACCAGCATTGTGCAAAATGCCTGGCATCGGGGGCAGAGCCTGTCGATTCACGGCTGCATCTACGGGATTAAGGATGGCCGCTGGAAAAGCCTGAACGCGACCATCACCGGTTTCGAGCAGCTGCCGCCGCAATACCGGCTTCGTCCGCTGGGTGAATGA